The proteins below come from a single Leifsonia sp. 1010 genomic window:
- a CDS encoding PaaX family transcriptional regulator C-terminal domain-containing protein: MTDVAAVVRDDPEAASGSATALLRTVVGSVLRPIGGWMSAAGAVRLMDALGVPAATARSSLARLCARGVLRREPLGGVAGYALDPAAVPMLERGDARIFGERVEASRWLLLSLSFPERARGSRDRLRRRLAALGCGTVADGLWIAPAALEGELEAELTSAVSTTSADVNPSGSPVVAMFADAAPRGDLAAGLARWYDLPAIRAAHESFLARFGDLPHPLDDAQAFATWMRALDEWRVIPYRDPGLPAAAIAPDWPGAASAQLFRRLRAELEERAVSHAAAVAAPDRIPVSAR; the protein is encoded by the coding sequence ATGACTGACGTCGCCGCCGTCGTCCGCGACGACCCCGAGGCCGCCAGCGGAAGCGCGACGGCGCTGTTGCGCACCGTGGTGGGCAGCGTCCTGCGCCCGATCGGCGGCTGGATGAGCGCGGCGGGTGCTGTCCGGCTCATGGATGCGCTCGGCGTGCCCGCAGCGACGGCCCGGTCCAGCCTGGCGCGGCTGTGCGCGCGGGGCGTCCTGCGGCGGGAGCCCCTGGGCGGCGTCGCCGGGTACGCGCTGGATCCCGCCGCCGTTCCGATGCTGGAGCGCGGAGACGCCCGCATCTTCGGCGAGCGCGTCGAGGCATCCCGCTGGCTGCTGCTGTCGCTGTCCTTCCCAGAACGGGCCCGCGGTTCGCGCGACCGGTTGCGCCGCCGCCTCGCCGCGCTCGGTTGCGGCACCGTCGCCGACGGCCTGTGGATCGCGCCTGCGGCGCTGGAGGGAGAGCTGGAGGCGGAGCTGACCTCCGCCGTGTCAACGACGTCGGCCGACGTGAACCCGTCCGGCTCGCCGGTCGTGGCGATGTTCGCGGATGCCGCCCCGCGCGGAGACCTCGCCGCCGGTCTCGCCCGCTGGTACGACCTCCCGGCGATCCGCGCCGCGCACGAATCGTTCCTCGCGCGGTTCGGCGACCTGCCGCATCCCCTCGACGACGCCCAGGCCTTCGCCACCTGGATGCGCGCCCTCGACGAGTGGCGCGTGATCCCGTACCGCGACCCCGGGCTCCCCGCCGCCGCCATCGCGCCGGACTGGCCCGGAGCCGCTTCCGCGCAGCTGTTCCGCCGACTGCGCGCAGAGCTGGAGGAGCGCGCCGTCTCCCACGCAGCAGCTGTCGCGGCACCGGACCGCATCCCCGTCTCCGCACGGTAG
- the kynA gene encoding tryptophan 2,3-dioxygenase encodes MADGDNTRAFDPDIVTDFRERMSYGSYLELDTLLSAQRPVSRPEHHDELLFIIQHQTTELWLKLVLHELESARDLLRADDLSPALKRIARVKHIQRTLTEQWSVLATLTPTEYAEFRGFLGNSSGFQSYQYRAVEFVLGNKNRRMLSVFESDPAAHALLAQLLDAPSIYDEFLRYLARAGFAVPTSLLERDVTQAHVFTPELVPVFREIYEHANDHWPEYEACEEFVDLEDNFQLWRFRHLKTVQRTIGMKTGTGGSTGAAFLQKALELTFFPELYAVRTEIGAPA; translated from the coding sequence ATGGCCGATGGCGACAACACCCGCGCGTTCGATCCCGACATCGTCACCGACTTCCGGGAGCGGATGTCGTATGGCTCCTATCTGGAGCTCGACACGCTGCTCAGCGCGCAGCGCCCGGTGAGCCGCCCGGAGCACCACGACGAACTGCTGTTCATCATCCAACATCAGACGACGGAGCTCTGGCTGAAGCTGGTTCTCCACGAGCTCGAGTCAGCGCGCGACCTTCTGCGCGCCGACGATCTGTCGCCCGCGCTCAAGCGGATCGCCCGCGTGAAGCACATCCAGCGCACGCTCACCGAGCAGTGGTCGGTGCTCGCGACGCTCACCCCGACCGAGTACGCGGAGTTCCGCGGCTTCCTCGGAAACTCGTCCGGCTTCCAGTCGTACCAGTACCGCGCCGTCGAGTTCGTGCTCGGCAACAAGAACCGCCGCATGCTGAGCGTCTTCGAGAGCGACCCGGCCGCCCACGCCCTCCTCGCGCAGCTGCTGGATGCGCCCAGCATCTACGACGAGTTCCTGCGCTACCTGGCGCGGGCGGGTTTCGCCGTGCCGACCTCGCTGCTGGAGCGGGACGTCACACAGGCGCACGTCTTCACCCCGGAGTTGGTGCCGGTCTTCCGCGAGATCTACGAGCACGCCAACGACCACTGGCCCGAGTACGAGGCCTGCGAGGAGTTCGTCGATCTGGAGGACAACTTCCAGCTCTGGCGCTTCCGCCACCTGAAGACCGTGCAGCGCACCATCGGCATGAAGACGGGGACCGGCGGGTCGACGGGAGCCGCGTTCCTGCAGAAGGCGCTCGAACTCACCTTCTTCCCCGAGCTGTACGCCGTCCGCACCGAGATCGGAGCGCCCGCATGA
- a CDS encoding aminotransferase class V-fold PLP-dependent enzyme, with protein MTDFDTAPPAVLSPDPLTAARALDAADPLAAFRTRFAGIDDGTSTVSAYFDGNSLGRPTRASIERIQRFLTEGWGDRLIRGWDEEWMELPFAIGDDLGRAALGAAPGQTFIGDSTTVLLYKLARAAVDSLPERSEIVLDTDNFPTDRYLLDGIARERGLRLVWIEADTEAGVTPEQVAAVVGPQTALVVLSQVAYRSGFLADLPAITRIVHDAGALVLWDLCHSAGSVPIELDAAGVDLAVGCTYKYLNGGPGSPAFGYVNARLIPQLAQPIQGWMGASDVFLMGPEYVPAESIRRFLSGTPPIVGMLAMRDTIAMIEEAGMDAVRAKSVALTEFAVALADEWLTPLGVTLASPRDPERRGGHITLSHPAMREVTALLWQRDVIPDYRDPDGLRVGLSPLSTSFEEVCAGMAAVRDALGELTHD; from the coding sequence ATGACCGACTTCGACACCGCCCCTCCCGCTGTCCTCTCGCCGGACCCCCTCACCGCAGCCCGCGCCCTGGATGCGGCCGACCCGCTTGCGGCCTTCCGCACGCGCTTCGCCGGCATCGACGACGGCACGAGCACGGTGAGCGCCTACTTCGACGGCAACTCGCTCGGCCGTCCGACCCGTGCGAGCATCGAGCGCATCCAGCGCTTCCTCACGGAGGGCTGGGGCGACCGGCTCATCCGCGGGTGGGACGAGGAGTGGATGGAACTGCCGTTCGCCATCGGCGACGACCTCGGCCGTGCCGCTCTCGGCGCAGCGCCCGGGCAGACCTTCATCGGCGACTCGACCACCGTCCTCCTCTACAAGCTGGCGCGGGCGGCCGTCGACAGCCTGCCGGAGCGCAGCGAGATCGTGCTCGACACGGACAACTTCCCGACCGACCGCTACCTGCTCGACGGCATCGCTCGCGAACGCGGCCTGCGCCTGGTGTGGATCGAGGCGGACACCGAGGCGGGGGTGACGCCGGAGCAGGTGGCCGCCGTCGTCGGACCGCAGACCGCCCTCGTCGTGCTCAGCCAGGTCGCGTACCGGTCCGGCTTCCTGGCCGACCTTCCCGCGATCACGCGCATCGTCCACGACGCGGGCGCGCTCGTGCTGTGGGACCTCTGCCACTCCGCCGGGTCGGTGCCGATCGAACTCGACGCTGCCGGAGTCGACCTCGCGGTCGGCTGCACCTACAAGTACCTCAACGGCGGCCCGGGCTCGCCCGCCTTCGGCTACGTGAACGCGCGGCTCATCCCGCAGCTCGCCCAGCCGATCCAGGGATGGATGGGCGCCAGCGACGTCTTCCTGATGGGCCCGGAGTACGTGCCCGCCGAGAGCATCCGGCGCTTCCTCAGCGGGACGCCTCCCATCGTCGGGATGCTCGCCATGCGCGACACCATCGCGATGATCGAGGAGGCCGGGATGGACGCGGTGCGGGCCAAGTCCGTCGCGCTGACCGAGTTCGCCGTCGCCCTCGCCGACGAATGGCTGACCCCGCTCGGCGTGACCCTCGCGTCTCCGCGCGACCCGGAGCGCCGCGGCGGTCACATCACGCTCAGCCACCCGGCCATGCGCGAGGTCACGGCGCTGCTCTGGCAGCGCGACGTCATCCCCGACTACCGCGATCCGGACGGCCTGCGCGTCGGCCTCTCGCCGCTCAGCACCAGCTTCGAGGAGGTCTGCGCGGGGATGGCCGCGGTGCGCGACGCCCTCGGCGAACTGACGCATGACTGA
- a CDS encoding PadR family transcriptional regulator, producing MSEPRTLTPLAVAALALLAEGPSHPYEMYQTLMQRSEDRLVKVRPGSLYHTVDRMEAHGFVRATGTEREGNRPERTTYEITDAGTRALGERITEIIGTPTNEYPEFPLGLGEAHNLPVETVIALLRKRVALIRADTGVLDGAIADLTQRGVPAKYWLDVRYQRAITATEADVLETLIADLQSGAVSWSEEKH from the coding sequence ATGTCCGAACCTCGCACCCTCACCCCCCTTGCCGTCGCCGCGCTCGCGCTGCTCGCCGAGGGCCCGTCGCATCCCTACGAGATGTACCAGACGCTCATGCAGCGCTCGGAGGACCGGCTGGTCAAGGTGCGGCCCGGCTCGCTGTACCACACCGTCGACCGGATGGAGGCGCACGGGTTCGTGCGCGCCACCGGCACCGAGCGCGAAGGCAACCGGCCGGAGCGCACCACCTACGAGATCACCGACGCGGGCACCCGTGCGCTGGGGGAGCGCATCACCGAGATCATCGGAACGCCCACCAACGAGTACCCGGAGTTCCCGCTCGGCCTCGGCGAGGCCCACAACCTCCCCGTCGAGACTGTGATCGCGCTGCTCCGCAAGCGCGTGGCCTTGATCCGCGCCGACACCGGGGTGCTGGATGGCGCTATCGCCGATCTGACGCAGCGCGGGGTGCCGGCCAAGTACTGGCTGGACGTCCGCTACCAGCGGGCGATCACCGCCACAGAAGCGGATGTGCTCGAAACCCTGATCGCAGACCTCCAATCGGGCGCCGTGTCGTGGTCCGAAGAAAAGCATTGA
- the purS gene encoding phosphoribosylformylglycinamidine synthase subunit PurS, with protein sequence MPTIVVEVMPKAELLDPQGKAVAGALARTGRGVVSGVRVGKRFELTVDGPIDDAVRATVQEIADEILSNSVIEDVVGIHYPAEVDA encoded by the coding sequence GTGCCGACGATCGTTGTTGAAGTGATGCCCAAGGCTGAGCTGCTCGACCCGCAGGGGAAGGCGGTCGCCGGAGCGCTTGCCCGCACCGGTCGCGGCGTCGTCAGCGGAGTGCGCGTCGGCAAGCGTTTCGAGCTGACCGTCGACGGCCCCATCGACGACGCGGTCCGTGCGACGGTGCAGGAGATCGCGGACGAGATCCTCTCCAACTCCGTGATCGAAGACGTGGTGGGCATCCACTACCCCGCCGAGGTGGACGCCTGA
- a CDS encoding gamma carbonic anhydrase family protein: MLFALPDGGSPQVADDAWVAPGATVVGDVTLHPGASVWYGAVVRADNAPIVIGRDSNLQDNVSAHVDPAFPLTVGERVSVGHNAVLHGCTIEDDVLIGMSATILNGARIGTGSLVAAGAVVTQGADIPPRSLVAGVPAKVRRELTDDELQGIAQNAAVYLEKTRQHREAVALD, from the coding sequence ATGCTGTTCGCCCTCCCCGACGGAGGCTCGCCCCAGGTCGCCGACGACGCCTGGGTGGCACCCGGCGCGACCGTCGTCGGCGACGTCACCCTGCATCCCGGCGCGAGCGTCTGGTACGGCGCGGTGGTGCGCGCCGACAACGCGCCGATCGTCATCGGACGCGACTCCAACCTCCAGGACAACGTCTCGGCCCACGTCGACCCGGCCTTCCCGCTCACTGTCGGCGAGCGCGTCTCCGTCGGCCACAACGCCGTTCTCCACGGCTGCACGATCGAGGACGACGTGCTCATCGGCATGAGCGCGACCATCCTCAACGGCGCCCGCATCGGGACCGGCTCCCTCGTCGCCGCCGGAGCGGTCGTCACGCAGGGTGCCGACATCCCGCCGCGGTCGCTCGTCGCGGGGGTTCCCGCGAAGGTGCGCCGCGAGCTGACGGACGACGAACTGCAGGGCATCGCGCAGAACGCCGCGGTGTACCTGGAGAAGACGCGGCAGCACCGCGAGGCCGTCGCGCTCGACTGA
- a CDS encoding uracil-DNA glycosylase, giving the protein MFDRFFDMIRAVPVPADAELLYGDDELGRLRERNLRRYLAVPHAPILLLGEAPGWRGMTVTGVPFTSVREVDAGVLPGLELPPDPQAPWEASSRVVWETMRDWRGPLPLSWPIYPHHPFVAGRPQTNRTPRSSEVREGAPVALELIRELGVETIVAVGRKAQGALAEAGIEAPAVRHPAQGGARMFSEQLIALNRAMLDAG; this is encoded by the coding sequence GTGTTCGACCGATTCTTCGACATGATCCGCGCCGTCCCGGTGCCGGCCGACGCCGAGCTGCTCTACGGCGACGACGAGCTCGGCCGCCTGCGGGAGCGCAACCTGCGCCGCTACCTCGCGGTGCCGCACGCGCCCATCCTGCTTCTCGGCGAGGCCCCCGGCTGGCGCGGGATGACGGTGACCGGCGTGCCGTTCACCTCGGTCCGCGAAGTGGATGCGGGCGTGCTCCCCGGTTTAGAGCTCCCGCCGGACCCGCAGGCGCCGTGGGAGGCGTCCAGCCGGGTCGTCTGGGAGACGATGCGGGACTGGCGCGGGCCGCTGCCGTTGTCGTGGCCGATCTACCCGCACCACCCGTTCGTCGCCGGCAGACCGCAGACGAACCGCACCCCGCGGTCGTCGGAGGTGCGCGAGGGGGCGCCGGTCGCGCTGGAGCTGATCCGGGAGCTGGGCGTCGAGACGATCGTCGCGGTCGGCCGCAAGGCGCAGGGGGCGCTCGCGGAGGCGGGCATCGAGGCGCCGGCCGTGCGGCATCCCGCCCAGGGCGGCGCACGGATGTTCTCCGAGCAGCTGATCGCGCTCAACCGGGCGATGCTCGACGCCGGCTGA
- a CDS encoding DHA2 family efflux MFS transporter permease subunit, whose translation MERQLKPWPALWALVIGFFMILIDTTIVSVANPSIMEGLKLGTDYNAVIWVTSAYLLAYAVPLLITGRLGDRFGPKNLYLIGLVVFTLASAWCGFAGSIGFLIAARVVQGLGAALMTPQTMAVITRIFPPERRGAAMGLWGAVAGVATLIGPLLGGVLVDSLGWEWIFFINVPVGIVAFILAMRLVPKLPTHSHSFDVLGVILSGVGMFLLVFGIQEGSTYDWGVIWGPISVWGLIIAGIVVLAAFVVWQAFNKKEPLLPLPLFRDRNFSLSNGAITTVGFAVTCMALPLVFYFQTVRGLTPTESALMLAPTAIFSGVLAPFVGRLIDKVNPRNIATPALVLFAFALFLYSRMLSPDVNIFLLLIPSALMGIAMSGVWGPISTTATRNLPMNQAGAGSGVFNTTRQIGAVLGSASIAALIEGRLAVDLPKIPGGANASEAAAGTELPQALHAGFTQAMSEALLLPAAVAFLGALVVVWWERPKPPAWARQAGGAGAGAGAGAAAAGAGAPAAEGAPVAAGATAESAAAPTHGAHAAPVPVDATPHGAHAAPVPPATDLAPGDQPPHGLHAAPVTD comes from the coding sequence ATGGAACGTCAACTGAAGCCGTGGCCCGCCCTCTGGGCGCTCGTCATCGGGTTCTTCATGATCCTGATCGACACCACCATCGTGTCGGTCGCGAACCCGTCGATCATGGAGGGCCTGAAACTCGGCACCGACTACAACGCCGTCATCTGGGTGACGAGCGCGTACCTGCTCGCCTACGCGGTGCCGCTGCTCATCACCGGCCGTCTGGGCGACCGGTTCGGCCCGAAGAACCTGTACCTCATCGGCCTCGTGGTGTTCACGCTGGCCTCCGCCTGGTGCGGTTTCGCCGGGTCCATCGGCTTCCTGATCGCCGCGCGCGTGGTCCAGGGCCTCGGCGCCGCGCTGATGACGCCGCAGACGATGGCCGTCATCACCCGCATCTTCCCGCCCGAGCGCCGTGGTGCGGCCATGGGTCTGTGGGGCGCCGTCGCCGGCGTCGCCACCCTGATCGGCCCGCTGCTCGGCGGCGTGCTGGTCGACAGCCTGGGATGGGAGTGGATCTTCTTCATCAACGTCCCCGTCGGCATCGTGGCGTTCATCCTCGCGATGCGTCTCGTCCCGAAGCTCCCGACGCACTCGCACAGCTTCGACGTGCTCGGCGTGATCCTCTCCGGCGTCGGCATGTTCCTGCTGGTGTTCGGCATCCAGGAGGGCAGCACCTACGATTGGGGCGTCATCTGGGGCCCGATCTCGGTGTGGGGTCTGATCATCGCCGGCATCGTCGTGCTCGCCGCCTTCGTCGTCTGGCAGGCCTTCAACAAGAAGGAGCCGCTGCTCCCGCTGCCCCTGTTCCGCGACCGCAACTTCTCGCTGTCGAACGGCGCCATCACGACCGTCGGCTTCGCCGTGACCTGTATGGCGCTGCCGCTGGTGTTCTACTTCCAGACGGTGCGCGGCCTGACGCCGACCGAGTCGGCTCTGATGCTCGCGCCGACGGCCATCTTCTCCGGTGTGCTCGCGCCGTTCGTCGGCCGGCTCATCGACAAGGTGAACCCGCGAAACATCGCCACCCCGGCGCTCGTGCTGTTCGCGTTCGCGCTGTTCCTCTACTCGCGGATGCTGTCGCCGGACGTGAACATCTTCCTGCTCCTGATCCCGAGCGCCCTGATGGGCATCGCGATGTCCGGTGTCTGGGGACCGATCTCCACCACGGCGACGCGCAACCTGCCGATGAACCAGGCGGGCGCCGGCTCCGGCGTGTTCAACACCACCCGCCAGATCGGCGCGGTGCTGGGAAGCGCATCCATCGCCGCCCTGATCGAGGGACGCCTCGCCGTCGACCTGCCGAAGATCCCCGGCGGTGCGAACGCCAGCGAGGCGGCCGCGGGGACGGAGCTGCCGCAGGCGCTGCACGCCGGCTTCACCCAGGCCATGTCGGAGGCCCTGCTGCTTCCGGCGGCCGTCGCCTTCCTCGGCGCGCTTGTCGTCGTCTGGTGGGAGCGACCGAAGCCGCCCGCGTGGGCACGTCAGGCCGGCGGAGCGGGTGCCGGTGCCGGTGCCGGTGCCGCTGCTGCGGGCGCGGGTGCGCCTGCCGCCGAGGGGGCACCGGTCGCCGCGGGCGCGACGGCCGAGTCCGCCGCGGCGCCCACGCACGGCGCGCATGCCGCCCCGGTCCCGGTGGATGCGACCCCGCATGGCGCGCACGCCGCTCCGGTGCCGCCCGCGACGGACCTCGCCCCCGGCGACCAGCCGCCGCACGGACTCCACGCCGCGCCCGTCACCGACTGA
- a CDS encoding alcohol dehydrogenase catalytic domain-containing protein, which produces MTIKAVTPRVVEPPARLGMGVSVYPSATAMVWPGDAHTHEAVAVPGVRLAPGDVLVEVELATVCGTDVEAVLGHRRTQAPLVLGHEQVGRVVALGRGGAKTTDGHRVSLGERIVWSAAVPCGRCVRCRRGLQQQCLSLQKYGHERMRRGWELSGGFATHTHILDGTPLVRVPEDIPAEVLAPASCATASVAAAIQAAAELVPLEGALVLIAGAGMLGLTATAMAVEAGARVVVSEPIPERRESALAFGASGAADPAAPAGSPTGLAAVLAKTGGRTPAPTVALELSGSPSAARSLLDALDVGGVLVLVGQSAPGPDLGIAPDALIRRLLTIRGVHNYASRNLEQAVRFLADAWQRYPFAEQVGETFALADVDAALAVRTHPRVAVRP; this is translated from the coding sequence GTGACGATCAAAGCGGTGACCCCGCGCGTCGTCGAGCCGCCGGCGCGCCTGGGGATGGGGGTCAGCGTGTATCCGTCGGCCACGGCCATGGTGTGGCCGGGCGACGCGCATACGCACGAGGCGGTGGCCGTGCCCGGCGTGCGCCTGGCGCCGGGGGACGTTCTGGTCGAGGTGGAGCTGGCGACGGTCTGCGGCACCGATGTGGAAGCCGTGCTCGGTCATCGCCGGACGCAGGCGCCGCTCGTGCTCGGCCACGAGCAGGTCGGCCGTGTGGTCGCGCTCGGCCGCGGTGGCGCGAAGACGACGGACGGACACCGCGTCTCGCTGGGGGAGCGGATCGTCTGGTCCGCCGCCGTCCCGTGCGGCCGCTGCGTGCGCTGCCGCCGAGGCCTGCAGCAGCAGTGCCTGAGCCTGCAGAAATACGGACACGAGCGGATGCGCCGCGGCTGGGAGCTGTCGGGCGGCTTCGCGACGCACACGCACATCCTCGACGGCACGCCGCTCGTACGCGTCCCGGAGGACATCCCGGCCGAGGTCCTGGCGCCGGCGTCGTGCGCGACCGCGTCGGTAGCGGCCGCGATCCAGGCGGCCGCCGAGCTCGTCCCGCTGGAGGGCGCCCTGGTGCTGATCGCCGGCGCGGGGATGCTCGGGTTGACCGCGACGGCGATGGCCGTCGAGGCGGGTGCGCGCGTGGTCGTGAGCGAGCCGATCCCCGAGCGCCGCGAGTCCGCCCTGGCTTTCGGCGCGTCGGGCGCCGCCGACCCGGCCGCGCCCGCGGGGTCTCCGACGGGGCTCGCCGCCGTGCTCGCCAAGACGGGCGGCCGCACACCGGCCCCGACCGTTGCGCTCGAGCTCTCCGGCAGCCCGTCCGCGGCGCGCTCCCTGCTCGACGCGCTCGACGTGGGCGGCGTCCTGGTGCTCGTCGGCCAGTCGGCGCCCGGGCCCGATCTCGGCATCGCGCCCGACGCTCTGATCCGGCGGCTGCTCACCATCCGCGGCGTCCACAACTACGCCTCCCGCAACCTGGAGCAGGCCGTGCGGTTCCTGGCCGATGCCTGGCAGCGCTACCCGTTCGCCGAGCAGGTCGGCGAGACGTTCGCGCTCGCCGACGTGGATGCGGCGCTCGCCGTCCGGACGCATCCGCGCGTCGCCGTCCGGCCGTAG
- a CDS encoding TIGR03364 family FAD-dependent oxidoreductase: MGRHYDLAVVGAGIVGLGHAVAALRRGLTVAVIDRASGVQGASVRNFGHLGITGQEGEARAYAELARELWLTLAPEAGFWLRESGSVVVARADDELAVLEEFRERRGGHDVRLLTPAEVRERVPVADGVAVGGALLPSDLQIDPREAAAAIARWLDAHGVDFFWQTAAAGVEPGLVRTPRGRVAADAVIVAVGHDVDHLFPGIAEAHGIERCGLDMMLVEAALDLPLAAPVLTGWSLVRYSGFARTPSAEAVRERLAVEQPALAAMDVNLMFTQRPDGTLIVGDTHARGADASPFQHEEAFALLLEQTRELFGVADLRVRERWQGVYAAAPDEFLVAAPAPGVRVVSVTTGIGMTTGLGLADRVVDELFSDAPGALIPAGAARVR; encoded by the coding sequence ATGGGCAGGCACTACGACCTCGCGGTGGTCGGCGCCGGGATCGTCGGCCTCGGGCATGCCGTCGCCGCGCTCCGGCGAGGACTGACCGTCGCCGTGATCGACCGGGCGTCCGGCGTGCAGGGCGCGTCCGTCCGCAACTTCGGCCATCTCGGCATCACGGGTCAGGAGGGCGAGGCCCGCGCCTACGCCGAGCTCGCCCGCGAGCTGTGGCTGACGCTCGCACCGGAGGCAGGGTTCTGGCTGCGCGAGTCGGGCAGCGTCGTGGTGGCACGGGCGGATGACGAGCTCGCCGTGCTGGAGGAGTTCCGCGAGCGGCGGGGCGGCCACGATGTCCGGCTTCTCACTCCCGCCGAGGTTCGCGAGCGCGTCCCGGTCGCCGACGGCGTCGCAGTGGGCGGCGCGCTGCTCCCCTCCGACCTGCAGATCGACCCGCGGGAGGCCGCGGCGGCCATCGCACGCTGGCTCGATGCCCACGGCGTGGACTTCTTCTGGCAGACGGCTGCCGCCGGGGTCGAGCCGGGGCTGGTGCGCACGCCTCGCGGACGCGTCGCCGCCGACGCCGTGATCGTCGCGGTCGGGCATGACGTCGATCACCTGTTCCCGGGCATCGCGGAGGCGCACGGCATCGAGCGCTGCGGCCTCGACATGATGCTGGTCGAAGCCGCTCTCGACCTGCCGCTTGCGGCGCCGGTGCTCACCGGCTGGTCCCTGGTCCGCTACTCCGGCTTCGCCCGGACGCCCAGCGCCGAGGCGGTGCGCGAGCGGCTCGCCGTCGAGCAGCCGGCGCTCGCGGCGATGGACGTCAACCTCATGTTCACGCAGCGGCCGGACGGCACCCTGATCGTCGGCGACACCCACGCGCGCGGGGCGGATGCGTCGCCGTTCCAGCACGAGGAGGCGTTCGCCCTCCTGCTGGAGCAGACGCGCGAGCTGTTCGGCGTCGCCGACCTGCGGGTGCGGGAGCGCTGGCAGGGCGTCTACGCCGCCGCACCGGACGAGTTCCTGGTGGCCGCTCCGGCCCCCGGCGTCCGCGTCGTCTCCGTCACGACCGGCATCGGGATGACCACCGGTCTCGGCCTCGCCGACCGCGTCGTCGACGAACTCTTCTCCGACGCCCCCGGCGCGCTGATCCCTGCGGGCGCCGCCCGCGTCCGCTAG
- a CDS encoding phosphonatase-like hydrolase has product MTPDGRITSEFDDVTVDVEPVRGGIPAAAGLSEEEWDDLDDLEDGLDEGDADDRDEDDLADLELVVLDLAGTTVLDDGLVQRAFERAVDAAGLAETPDQRTAALEVVRETMGQSKLAVFRSLSTDEDQAQHADAVFESTYAELIAAEGLQAVPGAEDLIRRLRATGVKVALTTGFSRRTRDVVLDALGWRDLADVTLTPAEAGRGRPYPDLPLTALLRTGASSVEGMVVVGDTASDIASGIAAGAGLVVGVLTGAHDEQTLLDAGADAVLPSVADLPELLGYEVEREAASGHGIR; this is encoded by the coding sequence GTGACCCCAGACGGGCGCATCACCAGCGAGTTCGACGACGTGACGGTCGACGTCGAGCCGGTCCGCGGCGGTATTCCTGCGGCGGCCGGGCTCTCCGAGGAGGAGTGGGACGACCTGGACGATCTGGAGGACGGCCTGGACGAGGGCGACGCCGACGACCGTGACGAGGACGACCTCGCCGACCTGGAGCTGGTGGTGCTCGATCTCGCGGGCACGACCGTCCTCGACGACGGCCTCGTGCAGCGCGCGTTCGAGCGCGCCGTCGACGCCGCGGGCCTGGCGGAGACCCCGGACCAGCGGACCGCCGCCCTCGAGGTCGTCCGCGAGACGATGGGGCAGTCGAAACTCGCCGTCTTCCGCTCCCTCAGCACGGACGAGGACCAGGCGCAGCACGCGGACGCCGTCTTCGAGTCGACGTACGCCGAGCTGATCGCCGCGGAGGGCCTGCAGGCCGTCCCGGGGGCGGAGGACCTCATCCGCCGGTTGCGCGCGACGGGCGTCAAGGTGGCGCTGACCACCGGCTTCTCGCGGCGCACCCGCGATGTCGTCCTCGACGCCCTGGGCTGGCGCGACCTGGCCGATGTGACGCTGACGCCGGCGGAGGCAGGCCGAGGTCGCCCGTACCCCGACCTTCCGCTGACGGCCCTGCTGCGCACGGGCGCATCCAGTGTCGAGGGGATGGTCGTGGTCGGCGACACCGCGAGCGACATCGCCTCGGGGATCGCCGCGGGGGCGGGTCTGGTCGTCGGGGTGCTGACGGGCGCGCACGACGAGCAGACCCTGCTGGACGCCGGCGCGGACGCGGTGCTGCCGAGCGTCGCCGACCTGCCGGAGCTGCTGGGCTACGAGGTCGAGCGCGAAGCGGCATCGGGACACGGCATCCGGTGA